One genomic region from Nymphaea colorata isolate Beijing-Zhang1983 chromosome 10, ASM883128v2, whole genome shotgun sequence encodes:
- the LOC116263433 gene encoding putative DEAD-box ATP-dependent RNA helicase 33 — MAVLQMGSMLPKPSDYLSTLRSVSSGIDNLRLQVSSSSSSANLVRSPPATIIRMGGGPRTYPGGVSKWQWKRMQTKKAKQLLKARLCRERQLYEMRKRTELKAAVGELEKPWEAVRRAPTLFSISADEQVKALADRFQKPGGYDLWTEKDGPQLFQTPDGLPSARFFPRGVVHSIKHYTRVDESGEPESRGHFQDDEVGEKGFSNSFAVSDEIGGMLPKYKSRGKRSLMAYGRGNGNSTNFSSDSECNSEEEDVDDDGNDPDRGVGLNRSTRTAVTYRNRSGRFARRSKVDREYEEVFADSRRWEVKNRHGLDRRSRSNGQEGIDI, encoded by the coding sequence ATGGCGGTGTTGCAGATGGGTTCCATGCTTCCCAAGCCCAGCGACTACCTCTCTACCCTCAGGTCCGTTTCTTCAGGAATCGATAACCTTCGTCTCCAGGTTAGCTCATCGTCTTCCTCTGCCAATCTCGTCCGCTCGCCGCCGGCGACCATAATCAGAATGGGCGGCGGGCCGCGGACGTACCCAGGGGGCGTGTCGAAGTGGCAATGGAAGAGGATGCAAACGAAGAAAGCGAAGCAGCTGCTGAAAGCGAGGCTTTGCCGCGAGCGCCAGCTCTATGAGATGCGGAAACGGACGGAGCTCAAGGCCGCCGTAGGGGAGCTCGAGAAGCCCTGGGAGGCCGTGCGACGCGCTCCTACCCTCTTTTCCATCAGCGCCGACGAGCAGGTCAAGGCCCTTGCCGACCGATTCCAGAAGCCTGGAGGCTATGATCTCTGGACGGAAAAGGACGGTCCACAGCTATTTCAGACACCCGATGGCCTCCCTTCCGCCAGGTTCTTCCCCAGGGGCGTCGTGCACAGCATCAAGCACTACACAAGGGTTGACGAATCTGGAGAACCCGAAAGCCGAGGACATTTCCAAGACGATGAGGTTGGAGAAAAGGGTTTTAGCAACAGCTTCGCGGTCTCGGATGAAATTGGAGGCATGTTGCCCAAATATAAGTCGCGAGGGAAAAGAAGTTTAATGGCCTATGGGAGGGGAAATGGTAATTCGACTAACTTTAGCTCAGATTCAGAGTGCAATTCTGAAGAAGAAGACGTTGATGATGATGGCAATGATCCTGATAGAGGTGTCGGATTGAACCGAAGCACCAGAACAGCTGTTACATATAGGAACCGCTCGGGAAGATTCGCGAGGCGAAGCAAGGTAGACAGAGAGTATGAAGAAGTCTTTGCAGATAGCAGAAGATGGGAGGTGAAGAATAGACATGGGCTCGACCGAAGAAGCAGAAGCAATGGACAAGAAGGCATTGATATTTAA
- the LOC116261757 gene encoding uncharacterized protein LOC116261757, whose amino-acid sequence MGASKSTRESGVGEERFSLSCFDLDSALNNSLDAPDSYIEIDLSSSESAACDADVDAEFEFRVSFSSPLSGYPRQIPADMLFNNGQLLPLHCVTSSSAKNTAFPSPGQGVSTPGSNSTGAGIPKERSCSEVSSCSDHQSIHEAKRHATRWKLLSFRKSSSKVGAENEQSRKAIGKPADDGELMADRVQCQNVGRSAADHAKGVRKLLVKLRPREVGELGWVQKQQGSSPFYHETPRKVDKRMRRAKEMLDRYWRIVNPFKGNRLAEEAESYEGRVFAAAASFGASCRDTGIRSCPTSLGSSPIHRRMNSFVCASRELSVRERDCSLQAAIAHCKKSFGVADGGK is encoded by the exons ATGGGAGCCTCAAAATCAACAAGAGAGTCTGGAGTTGGTGAAGAGAGATTCTCCTTGAGTTGCTTCGACCTCGACTCCGCTCTCAACAACTCCCTCGACGCACCCGACTCCTACATCGAGATCGACCTCTCCTCCTCGGAGTCGGCCGCCTGCGACGCCGACGTCGATGCCGAATTCGAGTTCCGTGTTTCCTTCTCCTCCCCGCTGAGCGGATATCCCCGCCAGATCCCAGCCGACATGCTCTTCAACAACGGCCAGCTCCTCCCGCTCCACTGCGTCACCTCGTCTTCGGCTAAGAACACGGCTTTCCCTAGTCCAGGCCAAGGGGTCTCGACGCCTGGAAGCAACTCCACAGGAGCGGGCATTCCGAAGGAGCGTTCCTGCTCGGAGGTCAGTTCATGTTCTGATCACCAGAGCATCCACGAGGCGAAGAGACACGCGACGAGATGGAAGCTGTTGAGCTTCAGGAAATCGAGCTCCAAGGTGGGAGCCGAGAACGAGCAGAGTCGAAAAGCTATCGGCAAGCCAGCCGATGATGGCGAGTTGATGGCTGATAG GGTGCAATGTCAGAACGTGGGGAGGAGTGCGGCGGATCATGCGAAAGGGGTAAGGAAGCTGCTGGTGAAACTGAGGCCCAGAGAGGTGGGAGAGTTGGGATGGGTGCAGAAGCAGCAGGGGAGCAGCCCCTTCTACCACGAAACCCCCAGGAAAGTAGACAAGAGGATGAGGAGAGCCAAGGAGATGTTGGATAGGTACTGGAGGATCGTGAATCCCTTCAAGGGGAACCGCCTGGCGGAGGAGGCAGAGAGCTACGAGGGGAGGGTCTTTGCCGCGGCCGCCAGCTTCGGGGCAAGCTGCAGGGACACTGGGATCCGGAGCTGCCCGACGTCGCTGGGGTCGTCGCCCATCCACCGGAGGATGAACAGCTTCGTCTGTGCCAGCAGAGAGTTGAGCGTGCGGGAGAGGGACTGCTCTTTGCAAGCGGCCATTGCCCACTGTAAAAAATCTTTCGGTGTAGCCGATGGTGGTAAATAA